One window of the Agrobacterium larrymoorei genome contains the following:
- a CDS encoding SPOR domain-containing protein, translating to MVEKNVAYNRDSRSQEFADNDPLAQLAQLVAQEDRPPHVAPPAAQNAASPATRREPEFNLEDELLREFAVYDAPRHEPIALDPANDVRASVPVNEFMQRVESVFSRREPELETVAQQVPASREEYLVAEHAAPTPRADLRDDFSDDPHSVAAVFDVNHRDQAPEQYEPSPAAVPEAVATASIPAAPVPEPRAYEQPVQMQQPVTPPQPAPVQQPDWERMAETSGETAIDLASELEMSVADEAPASLQPNAPSLRKSSLDFSSLRLPLANFGTTRATPVAPKAQPQPAPVAIPAVEAAAPVALQSSANVLAGQKMSAMDELIYDVARYEISNKSVDAAAPVARMEPVVTAAPVLPAVEPVSKVQPSKPAPAPVRAEPVFETPVAAPRPVAPQPIVSVPAASAPVAAAPVTPAPRVSAPVAPAPRAAAPTPAPVAAPSAADDFDAFNDSDFELALEDIDFDIDLSEIANIDVAPAPVTQPAPVAKSAPVVQPKPAPAPIAAVASVAPRPQPQPQPVVERARYEERRPAAPAPVAPQASLESLPFDPSQIGETEDAPEAITELDVPELPVGVFEPKPVARRQEEDLDLDTELASLFSSPASGGLDRQKNAAPRQAQPQPTQEEVDEFERALEQDFRRSMQEAAEGRFGSQTRDDAAPEQQVRYADDEREGGARRWFVPMAAAVGLLLVGGGTYALIGGGSSHMGSNGAPVIISADSEPTKVVPENPGGRVVPNQDKAVYDRVAGAAPSDPKQPSLISTNEEPVDVVQRTLIPEQLPMEDEADQMQGATSTPVGETEDPRLLSRGENAQAADHNGQSGVNVSPRKVRTMIVKPDGTLVTQEAPAPAAGTPTQDKVEELAAPATTEKAPSVLATSRVPVTPEPAQASQTAARTAPAAAQPTQTAAPLPAARPSSQPANVVATVTNQGNVRPAAPAQQTASAPAAATAAATSTPSSGGYYIQIASLPSQAEAQKSYQNMSAKFGSVIGGRGVDIKAAEIAGKGTFYRVRIPAGDKNEAAALCERFRSAGGSCLIAR from the coding sequence ATGGTCGAAAAAAATGTCGCGTATAACCGAGACTCTCGGTCGCAGGAATTCGCTGACAACGATCCCCTGGCTCAATTGGCGCAACTCGTCGCGCAAGAGGATCGTCCTCCCCACGTTGCTCCCCCGGCTGCGCAGAACGCTGCGTCGCCTGCCACGCGCCGGGAGCCGGAATTCAACCTCGAAGATGAGCTGTTGCGCGAGTTCGCCGTCTATGACGCGCCGCGCCACGAGCCTATCGCACTCGATCCCGCCAACGACGTTCGTGCGTCCGTTCCGGTCAATGAGTTCATGCAGCGGGTGGAATCGGTATTCTCGCGCCGCGAGCCTGAGCTTGAGACGGTTGCACAGCAGGTCCCTGCGAGCCGTGAAGAGTATCTGGTGGCCGAGCACGCTGCGCCAACGCCGCGTGCCGATCTGAGAGACGATTTCAGCGACGATCCGCATTCGGTCGCTGCCGTGTTTGATGTCAATCATCGCGATCAGGCCCCAGAGCAGTACGAACCTTCCCCAGCCGCTGTACCAGAAGCTGTTGCCACGGCTTCTATCCCGGCCGCTCCGGTGCCGGAGCCCCGCGCTTACGAACAGCCGGTCCAGATGCAGCAGCCGGTTACTCCGCCGCAGCCAGCCCCTGTCCAGCAGCCGGATTGGGAACGGATGGCCGAGACATCCGGCGAGACCGCGATCGATCTCGCCAGCGAACTGGAAATGTCGGTTGCCGATGAAGCACCGGCGTCTCTGCAGCCGAATGCACCGTCTCTGCGCAAGTCCTCCCTCGATTTCTCCAGCCTGCGGTTGCCGCTTGCCAATTTCGGCACGACGCGTGCGACGCCTGTCGCTCCGAAGGCTCAGCCGCAGCCTGCTCCAGTGGCGATCCCCGCGGTCGAAGCCGCGGCGCCTGTCGCCCTGCAATCGAGCGCCAACGTGCTCGCAGGGCAGAAGATGTCCGCCATGGATGAGCTCATCTATGACGTTGCGCGCTATGAGATCAGCAACAAGAGCGTCGATGCTGCTGCTCCAGTCGCGAGAATGGAACCCGTCGTAACGGCCGCCCCGGTCCTGCCAGCGGTCGAGCCCGTCAGCAAGGTGCAGCCCTCCAAGCCGGCGCCTGCACCCGTTCGCGCAGAGCCTGTGTTCGAAACGCCGGTTGCTGCGCCAAGACCAGTCGCACCACAGCCGATCGTCTCGGTTCCTGCCGCTTCCGCTCCGGTCGCTGCTGCTCCTGTGACCCCAGCCCCGCGTGTATCGGCACCGGTTGCGCCAGCGCCTCGCGCTGCGGCTCCGACTCCGGCCCCGGTTGCCGCTCCCTCAGCTGCAGATGACTTCGATGCTTTTAACGACTCCGACTTCGAGCTGGCTCTCGAAGATATCGATTTTGATATCGACCTCTCCGAGATCGCCAACATTGATGTAGCACCTGCACCCGTCACTCAGCCTGCGCCGGTTGCAAAGTCGGCACCGGTCGTGCAGCCGAAGCCAGCCCCGGCACCGATTGCCGCTGTGGCTTCTGTCGCTCCCCGCCCGCAGCCACAGCCTCAGCCTGTCGTCGAGCGTGCGCGCTATGAAGAACGTCGCCCGGCAGCTCCGGCGCCGGTTGCGCCCCAAGCGTCTCTCGAGAGCCTGCCTTTCGACCCAAGCCAGATCGGCGAGACGGAGGATGCGCCCGAAGCCATCACCGAGTTGGATGTTCCAGAACTGCCGGTTGGCGTTTTCGAGCCGAAGCCGGTTGCACGCCGCCAGGAAGAAGATCTCGATCTCGACACCGAGCTCGCCTCGCTCTTTTCGTCACCCGCTTCAGGCGGACTTGATCGTCAAAAGAATGCAGCGCCCCGTCAGGCGCAGCCTCAGCCGACACAGGAAGAGGTGGACGAGTTCGAGCGTGCGCTGGAACAGGACTTCCGCCGCAGCATGCAGGAAGCGGCAGAAGGCCGCTTCGGTTCGCAGACGCGCGACGATGCCGCTCCAGAGCAGCAGGTTCGCTATGCCGATGATGAGCGCGAAGGCGGTGCACGCCGCTGGTTCGTTCCAATGGCAGCGGCTGTTGGTCTTCTGCTGGTCGGCGGCGGCACCTATGCGCTGATCGGTGGTGGTTCTTCCCACATGGGATCGAATGGCGCGCCGGTGATTATCTCCGCCGACAGTGAACCGACGAAGGTCGTGCCGGAAAACCCCGGTGGTCGCGTCGTACCGAACCAGGACAAGGCAGTTTATGACCGCGTTGCCGGTGCCGCACCGTCCGATCCCAAACAGCCATCGCTGATTTCCACTAACGAAGAGCCTGTCGATGTCGTGCAGCGCACGCTGATCCCTGAGCAGCTTCCGATGGAAGACGAAGCCGACCAGATGCAGGGCGCGACATCCACACCGGTTGGTGAGACGGAAGATCCGCGTCTGCTTTCTCGTGGAGAGAATGCACAGGCGGCTGACCATAACGGTCAATCTGGCGTCAATGTTTCGCCTCGTAAGGTGCGCACCATGATCGTCAAGCCCGATGGCACGCTTGTCACGCAGGAAGCGCCAGCGCCTGCAGCGGGAACGCCGACGCAGGATAAGGTCGAGGAACTGGCGGCGCCTGCAACGACGGAAAAGGCCCCATCTGTGCTCGCGACGTCCCGCGTTCCAGTAACGCCTGAGCCTGCGCAAGCATCGCAGACGGCGGCTCGCACGGCACCCGCCGCGGCGCAGCCGACCCAGACGGCGGCACCGCTTCCAGCGGCCCGTCCGTCGAGCCAGCCAGCTAATGTCGTCGCTACCGTGACCAATCAGGGCAATGTTCGCCCGGCCGCACCGGCTCAGCAGACGGCGTCGGCTCCGGCTGCCGCGACTGCAGCTGCAACCAGCACGCCGTCTTCGGGTGGCTACTACATCCAGATCGCATCTCTGCCGAGTCAGGCGGAAGCGCAGAAGTCCTATCAGAACATGTCGGCCAAGTTCGGCTCTGTCATTGGTGGCCGCGGTGTGGACATTAAGGCTGCGGAAATCGCCGGGAAGGGCACGTTCTACCGTGTTCGTATTCCCGCTGGCGACAAGAACGAGGCGGCGGCATTGTGCGAACGTTTCCGCTCTGCCGGCGGCAGCTGCCTCATCGCCCGCTGA
- the erpA gene encoding iron-sulfur cluster insertion protein ErpA, whose amino-acid sequence MTTDVTLSESAAKRIAQIVSAEAGKQALRVSVEGGGCSGFSYKFDLDGAPTDDDIVISRGDAKVLIDSMSLVYMAGSEIDFVDNLLGQSFQIKNPNAVASCGCGTSFSI is encoded by the coding sequence ATGACCACAGACGTTACACTCTCTGAATCTGCCGCAAAACGAATCGCCCAGATCGTCTCTGCCGAGGCTGGCAAGCAGGCGCTTCGCGTCTCCGTCGAGGGCGGCGGCTGTTCCGGATTTTCCTACAAGTTCGACCTGGATGGCGCACCCACCGACGACGATATCGTCATATCCCGCGGAGATGCCAAAGTGCTCATCGACAGCATGTCGCTCGTCTATATGGCAGGCTCCGAAATCGATTTCGTCGACAATCTTCTCGGCCAGTCTTTCCAGATCAAGAACCCGAACGCGGTTGCCAGTTGCGGTTGCGGGACCAGCTTTTCGATTTAA
- a CDS encoding methyl-accepting chemotaxis protein, producing the protein MALDFYRIRTKLALMSGAGIVLVLTASVTGWFLSQAVDAAVSKGRVQADIARNMVDMKASLRGMEIGVGEIRLASTPSELKDAQTYVTKRHESAVKYLELGTAAMEASANKERAQKISEVLAKYNADVGKLVTDRAANAEISHQLAPLKTTSAQLASMADEIVNDVKARSEAANEERRQLQALASTITITLSGLVVLLMIVSAFFGRRAIATPIARTTDCMKTLADGDLSVAIPYTDNKDEVGDMARAVLVFKENAVRVRDLAFQEAALQEQNADLQSNIAQVVSSAVAGDFSARISKRYENPDLNRFALSVNELVTSVDRGVAETNRVVAALADGDLTESMQGDFRGVFLELQRNVNVTMESLRSVMMEVRSAIDMIKSGAGELRIASDDLSKRTEQQAASLEETAAALEEITSAVKNSTTRSTKASDMVVQARQSTEQSSNVVRNAVSAMGRIEQASNEIGNIINVIDEIAFQTNLLALNAGVEAARAGEAGKGFAVVAQEVRELAQRSATAAKDIKTLIVRSRNEVSSGVSLVTETGSALEAIREHVSKIDEHVHSIATASKEQSTGLSEVNGAVNQMDQTTQQNAAMVEQSTAATSKLADEAVNLSNLVARFKTGSCQTAPVSKAANSQHHAPGRRSAVPQYRGNAAVAMKSEWEEF; encoded by the coding sequence ATGGCGTTGGACTTTTACCGCATTCGCACAAAACTCGCGCTCATGTCAGGAGCGGGCATTGTTCTTGTTCTGACTGCTTCAGTGACGGGATGGTTTCTGTCTCAGGCTGTGGACGCTGCAGTCTCCAAGGGACGCGTTCAGGCGGACATTGCGCGCAACATGGTTGACATGAAGGCCTCGCTGCGAGGCATGGAAATCGGTGTTGGGGAAATACGACTTGCTTCTACGCCGTCTGAATTGAAAGACGCGCAAACATACGTGACGAAGCGCCATGAATCGGCGGTCAAATATCTTGAGCTCGGAACAGCCGCTATGGAGGCGTCTGCCAACAAGGAACGGGCTCAGAAGATCTCCGAAGTGCTCGCGAAGTACAACGCTGACGTCGGAAAGCTCGTAACCGATCGTGCGGCGAATGCAGAAATCTCTCATCAGCTTGCTCCATTGAAGACTACGAGCGCTCAACTGGCATCTATGGCTGATGAGATTGTCAATGATGTAAAAGCGAGATCAGAGGCAGCGAATGAAGAACGAAGGCAGCTTCAAGCGCTAGCCTCCACGATTACGATCACTCTGTCAGGCCTCGTGGTTCTGTTGATGATCGTCTCCGCCTTCTTTGGTCGCCGTGCCATTGCGACGCCGATTGCCAGAACAACGGATTGTATGAAGACACTGGCCGACGGTGATCTATCCGTCGCGATCCCCTACACCGATAACAAGGACGAGGTGGGTGATATGGCGAGAGCTGTTCTGGTGTTTAAAGAGAACGCAGTGCGGGTTCGCGATCTTGCCTTTCAGGAGGCTGCACTCCAAGAGCAGAACGCGGACCTACAAAGCAATATCGCCCAGGTCGTTTCCTCTGCAGTTGCGGGTGATTTCTCCGCGCGCATCAGCAAGCGCTATGAGAACCCGGACCTTAATCGCTTCGCGCTGAGCGTCAACGAACTGGTCACATCAGTGGACCGCGGCGTGGCAGAGACCAATCGCGTGGTCGCGGCCCTTGCGGACGGCGACCTGACAGAATCGATGCAGGGTGATTTCCGCGGTGTGTTCCTTGAACTACAGCGCAACGTCAATGTGACGATGGAGAGCCTGCGCTCGGTCATGATGGAGGTCCGCTCTGCGATTGACATGATCAAAAGCGGTGCCGGCGAACTGCGCATCGCGTCTGACGATCTTTCGAAACGCACCGAACAGCAGGCGGCGTCTCTTGAAGAGACGGCAGCGGCACTCGAGGAAATTACGTCGGCGGTGAAGAACTCCACGACCCGGTCTACCAAGGCATCCGATATGGTGGTGCAGGCCCGGCAAAGCACGGAACAGTCCAGTAATGTTGTCAGAAATGCTGTGTCGGCCATGGGCCGCATCGAACAAGCATCCAATGAGATCGGCAACATTATCAACGTTATCGACGAGATTGCCTTCCAGACGAATCTGTTGGCATTGAATGCTGGCGTGGAAGCTGCTCGCGCTGGTGAGGCTGGCAAGGGCTTCGCTGTGGTGGCGCAGGAAGTGCGTGAGCTTGCGCAACGCTCCGCAACAGCGGCGAAAGATATCAAGACACTGATCGTCAGATCGCGCAATGAAGTCAGTTCCGGAGTTTCGCTCGTGACCGAGACTGGCAGCGCGCTCGAAGCGATCCGTGAACATGTTAGTAAAATCGACGAACATGTTCACTCGATCGCCACTGCCTCGAAAGAGCAGTCGACCGGCCTCAGCGAAGTGAATGGTGCCGTCAACCAGATGGACCAGACGACGCAGCAGAATGCGGCGATGGTAGAGCAATCCACAGCGGCAACCAGCAAACTTGCCGACGAAGCGGTCAATCTCAGCAATCTCGTGGCCCGATTTAAAACGGGGAGCTGTCAAACTGCACCGGTATCGAAAGCGGCGAATTCCCAGCATCATGCACCGGGCAGGAGATCAGCCGTACCTCAATATCGTGGCAATGCAGCGGTTGCCATGAAGAGCGAGTGGGAAGAATTCTGA
- the nagZ gene encoding beta-N-acetylhexosaminidase, with protein sequence MTESKAMILGCSGLALTQEEIALYKAEQPWGFILFGRNIGEAQQITDLVASMRDAVGRPNAPVLIDQEGGRVQRIRPPILQSYPNAQALGAIYLRDREQGLRAAWLMSRLHAFDLMRFGINVDCLPVLDVPVEGASNVIGNRAYGFDPKLVSEMGQAAADGLKAGGMLPVMKHIPGHGRGMVDSHHELPVVDVPLDDLDAHDFVPFRALNKELMGMSAHLVFNAIDPERPATTSRKVIDEIIRGRIGFDGLLMSDDSSMNALKGTLGERAANIVAGGCDIVLHCNGVMSEMLEVVREVPVLSGRSLERAKAVEEGFPAADGADEARLRDEFNAMLAVA encoded by the coding sequence ATGACTGAATCGAAAGCTATGATCCTCGGCTGTAGCGGCTTGGCGCTGACACAAGAAGAGATTGCCCTCTACAAGGCGGAGCAGCCCTGGGGTTTCATTCTCTTCGGCCGTAATATTGGTGAGGCTCAGCAGATCACCGATCTTGTGGCTTCCATGCGCGATGCGGTCGGTCGCCCGAATGCGCCGGTCCTGATCGATCAGGAGGGCGGGCGCGTTCAGCGGATCCGCCCGCCGATCCTTCAGTCCTACCCGAACGCGCAGGCGTTGGGCGCGATCTATCTGCGCGACCGAGAGCAGGGTCTGCGGGCGGCCTGGCTGATGTCTCGCCTGCACGCCTTCGATCTCATGCGGTTCGGCATCAACGTGGATTGCCTGCCCGTTCTGGATGTGCCGGTCGAAGGCGCGAGCAACGTCATTGGCAACCGCGCTTACGGCTTTGACCCGAAGCTGGTTTCGGAAATGGGGCAGGCGGCCGCTGATGGCCTGAAGGCCGGTGGAATGCTACCGGTGATGAAGCATATTCCAGGCCATGGACGTGGAATGGTGGATTCGCATCATGAACTACCGGTGGTGGATGTTCCGCTGGATGACCTTGATGCCCATGATTTCGTGCCGTTTCGTGCGTTGAACAAGGAACTGATGGGTATGAGCGCGCATCTTGTTTTCAATGCGATCGATCCTGAGCGTCCAGCCACGACGTCCCGCAAAGTGATCGACGAGATCATTCGTGGCCGTATCGGTTTCGACGGGCTGCTGATGTCAGATGATAGTTCGATGAATGCCTTGAAGGGGACGCTCGGAGAACGCGCCGCCAATATTGTTGCGGGCGGTTGCGATATAGTCTTGCATTGCAACGGTGTGATGAGTGAAATGCTTGAGGTCGTGAGGGAAGTTCCTGTTCTTTCCGGCCGGTCACTGGAGCGCGCCAAGGCCGTCGAAGAGGGATTCCCCGCTGCAGACGGTGCCGACGAGGCGCGTTTGAGAGACGAATTCAACGCCATGCTGGCGGTTGCCTGA
- the scpB gene encoding SMC-Scp complex subunit ScpB, which translates to MMSNDVDMQDDVADDVAEGGVATVAQRLEIEAERIAEALVFASAQPVSEAFIAERIPRGIDVPPLMNRLKQVYATRGVNLVQVGGNWAFRTAGDLSFVIHVDEKEPKKLSRAALEVLAIIAYHQPVTRAEIEDIRGVQTSRGTLDVLMEAGWVRFRGRRRTPGRPVTMGTTVEFLDHFGLEELRDLPGLDELKGAGLLSGRIPPNFGIPVPSMSDELTEDEDPITQLDLEELGLLAPRGGDADD; encoded by the coding sequence ATGATGTCGAATGATGTGGATATGCAGGACGACGTTGCCGATGACGTCGCGGAGGGCGGGGTCGCCACCGTGGCGCAGCGCCTCGAAATTGAGGCAGAGCGTATTGCCGAGGCGCTGGTCTTTGCCTCGGCGCAGCCTGTATCGGAAGCGTTCATTGCTGAACGCATCCCGCGTGGTATCGATGTCCCGCCTTTGATGAACCGGCTGAAGCAAGTCTACGCGACACGCGGCGTCAATCTGGTGCAGGTGGGCGGCAACTGGGCCTTCCGCACGGCGGGCGATCTTTCCTTTGTCATCCATGTCGACGAAAAGGAACCGAAGAAGCTCTCCCGTGCCGCCTTGGAAGTCTTGGCTATCATCGCCTATCACCAGCCTGTCACGCGCGCTGAGATCGAGGACATACGCGGTGTTCAGACTTCACGAGGCACGCTGGATGTGCTGATGGAGGCAGGATGGGTGCGCTTTCGAGGCCGTCGCCGTACCCCTGGACGGCCGGTGACCATGGGAACGACGGTCGAGTTTCTGGATCACTTCGGACTTGAGGAGTTGCGCGACCTGCCGGGCCTCGATGAACTCAAGGGGGCGGGGTTGCTGTCTGGCCGCATTCCGCCGAATTTTGGCATTCCCGTGCCATCGATGAGCGACGAATTGACCGAGGACGAGGACCCGATCACGCAGCTCGATCTAGAGGAACTTGGACTGCTCGCACCCCGCGGTGGCGATGCAGATGATTGA
- a CDS encoding segregation and condensation protein A, producing MAAEKSRGSTPMDKLWQDVMPERATGEAALMIDVAGFEGPLDLLLHLARVQKVDLSRISVLALAEQYLQFVETARRVRIELAADYLVMAAWLAFLKSKLLIPQQSKDDGPTGEEMAATLAFRLKRLEAMRDAAERLVNRNQLGRDIFARGAPEHIPHRSRSAFEASLYDLLSAYATLRQRQAITQVTIEKRQVWSLVEARELLTSILGEIGEWTELDRYLLQYVPDPSMRATAIASAFAASLELVREGSLEIRQDGAFQPIFMRKGSGRARDRSERADDVE from the coding sequence ATGGCAGCAGAGAAATCACGCGGCAGCACGCCGATGGACAAGCTCTGGCAGGATGTGATGCCGGAGCGTGCGACGGGCGAGGCGGCATTGATGATCGACGTGGCGGGCTTCGAAGGCCCGCTCGATCTGTTGCTGCATCTCGCCCGCGTCCAGAAGGTCGATTTGTCCCGAATTTCGGTTCTGGCGCTGGCGGAACAATACCTACAATTCGTCGAAACCGCGCGCCGGGTTCGTATCGAGCTCGCCGCCGATTATCTGGTCATGGCCGCTTGGCTGGCCTTTCTCAAATCCAAGTTGCTGATCCCGCAACAGAGCAAGGATGATGGCCCGACAGGCGAGGAAATGGCCGCGACCTTGGCCTTCCGGCTCAAACGTCTGGAAGCCATGCGCGACGCCGCCGAGAGGCTGGTGAACCGCAATCAGCTCGGCCGCGATATCTTCGCCCGTGGTGCGCCGGAGCATATTCCCCATCGTAGTCGCTCCGCATTCGAGGCTAGCCTTTACGACCTGCTGAGCGCCTATGCGACGCTTCGCCAGCGCCAGGCGATCACGCAGGTGACGATCGAGAAACGCCAGGTCTGGTCGCTGGTGGAGGCCCGTGAATTGCTCACCTCGATACTGGGTGAGATCGGCGAATGGACGGAGCTCGACCGGTATCTCCTGCAATATGTTCCTGATCCTTCGATGCGCGCGACTGCCATTGCCAGTGCCTTTGCAGCGTCGCTGGAACTGGTCCGCGAAGGCTCGCTGGAGATTCGTCAGGACGGAGCGTTCCAGCCGATTTTCATGCGCAAAGGCTCGGGTAGAGCGCGGGACCGTTCTGAAAGGGCCGATGATGTCGAATGA
- a CDS encoding deoxyguanosinetriphosphate triphosphohydrolase, with product MIIDQRALGFGSGERAVYAADPWTTRGRLFPEDSSLTRSEFQRDRDRIVHTTAFRRLKHKTQVFISPDGDHYRTRLTHTIEVAQIARALARALKLDEDLAEGVALVHDFGHTPFGHTGEDALDAVLKPYGGFDHNAQSLRIVTKLERRYAEYDGINLTWETLEGLVKHNGPLLNAAGKGTHGPVPLPILDYCQLQDLEIGTFASLEAQVAAIADDIAYNTHDIDDGLRAGYLTFDMLEEVPFLSGLMAEVRAKYPSLDDERFAHEIMRRQITRMVEDVIGVAQQNLGVLKPKSAADIRAADRTIATFSPAMAETDKQIKKLLFAHIYRHPDIMRIRAGATQIVTDLFHRYMETPAEMQSHYWVDSIPGMTEAARARHVGDYLAGMTDSYALRTHQRLFDHTPNLR from the coding sequence ATGATTATCGATCAGCGCGCGTTGGGTTTTGGTAGCGGAGAAAGAGCGGTCTATGCCGCCGATCCATGGACGACGCGCGGACGCCTGTTTCCCGAGGACTCCAGCCTGACGCGCTCCGAGTTCCAGCGCGATCGTGACCGTATCGTACACACCACGGCCTTCAGGCGCCTTAAGCACAAGACGCAGGTGTTCATCAGCCCGGATGGCGATCATTACCGCACGCGTCTGACCCACACGATCGAAGTGGCGCAGATTGCCCGCGCGCTCGCCCGTGCCTTGAAACTCGATGAGGATCTGGCAGAGGGCGTCGCCCTGGTGCACGACTTCGGCCACACGCCCTTCGGTCACACCGGCGAAGATGCGCTGGATGCGGTGCTGAAACCCTATGGCGGTTTCGATCACAACGCCCAGTCGCTGCGCATCGTTACAAAGCTTGAGCGCCGCTACGCCGAATATGATGGCATCAACCTGACCTGGGAAACACTTGAGGGTCTGGTGAAGCATAATGGCCCGCTGTTGAATGCTGCGGGTAAGGGGACGCATGGTCCGGTGCCGCTGCCGATCCTCGACTATTGCCAGCTCCAGGATCTGGAGATCGGCACTTTTGCCAGTCTGGAGGCGCAGGTCGCCGCCATTGCCGATGACATTGCCTATAATACGCACGACATCGATGACGGCCTGCGTGCCGGTTATCTAACCTTCGATATGCTGGAGGAAGTGCCGTTCCTCTCTGGTCTGATGGCTGAGGTTCGGGCGAAATATCCGTCGCTGGACGACGAGCGCTTTGCGCATGAAATCATGCGCCGTCAGATTACGCGAATGGTTGAAGATGTGATTGGCGTTGCGCAACAAAATCTTGGCGTTTTGAAGCCGAAGAGTGCTGCCGACATCCGTGCCGCGGACCGCACGATCGCGACTTTCTCGCCGGCTATGGCTGAGACCGACAAGCAGATCAAGAAGCTGCTCTTTGCGCATATCTACCGCCACCCTGACATCATGCGTATCCGCGCAGGCGCGACCCAGATCGTCACCGATCTTTTCCACCGCTATATGGAAACGCCAGCCGAGATGCAGAGCCACTACTGGGTGGACAGCATTCCCGGCATGACGGAAGCGGCCAGAGCCCGCCATGTGGGCGATTATCTGGCTGGCATGACAGACAGCTACGCCTTGAGGACGCACCAGCGGCTGTTTGACCATACACCTAATTTGCGATAG
- the xth gene encoding exodeoxyribonuclease III: protein MKIATWNINGVKARIENLCEWLKDSSPDIACLQEIKSVDENFPRLEIEALGYHVETHGQKGFNGVALLSKMRPDEVNRGLPGDDGDEQARFIEGVFSVQGGVIRVCSLYLPNGNPPDDPVKYPYKLAWMERLRRFAEDRLQLEEPLILAGDYNVIPEPFDCHDPRVWAGDALFLPRTRAAFRRLENLGLTDATRATSDEAGLYTFWDYQAGAWQKNNGIRIDHLMLSSEAADRLHSVSIEKHVRAWEKPSDHVPVSGYFDFQPA from the coding sequence ATGAAGATTGCCACCTGGAACATCAACGGCGTCAAGGCGCGCATCGAAAACCTTTGCGAATGGCTGAAGGATTCGAGCCCGGATATCGCCTGCCTTCAGGAAATCAAATCCGTCGATGAAAACTTTCCGCGTCTGGAGATCGAAGCACTCGGCTACCACGTAGAAACCCACGGCCAGAAGGGCTTCAACGGCGTTGCACTTCTTTCCAAGATGCGCCCCGATGAGGTCAATCGCGGTCTGCCGGGTGACGACGGCGATGAACAGGCGCGCTTTATCGAAGGCGTTTTTTCCGTCCAGGGCGGTGTCATCCGGGTCTGTTCGCTCTATCTGCCAAACGGCAACCCGCCGGATGATCCGGTGAAGTATCCTTATAAGTTGGCATGGATGGAGAGACTTCGCCGCTTTGCCGAAGACCGGCTGCAACTGGAAGAACCGTTGATCCTGGCCGGCGACTACAATGTCATCCCCGAGCCTTTCGACTGCCACGACCCGCGTGTCTGGGCAGGCGACGCCTTGTTCCTGCCGCGGACGCGCGCTGCTTTCAGACGGCTCGAAAATCTTGGCCTTACCGATGCCACCCGCGCAACCTCCGACGAGGCGGGACTTTACACCTTCTGGGACTATCAGGCAGGCGCCTGGCAAAAGAACAACGGTATTCGCATCGACCACCTGATGCTGTCATCGGAAGCGGCGGACAGGCTGCATTCCGTCTCCATCGAAAAACATGTCCGCGCCTGGGAAAAGCCATCCGACCACGTGCCGGTCTCAGGCTATTTTGATTTTCAGCCGGCCTGA